In the genome of Bos mutus isolate GX-2022 chromosome 20, NWIPB_WYAK_1.1, whole genome shotgun sequence, one region contains:
- the LOC102284748 gene encoding small EDRK-rich factor 1 encodes MARGNQRELARQKNMKKSQEISKGKRKEDSLTTSQRKQRDSEIMQQKQKAANERKSMQTREK; translated from the exons ATGGCCC GTGGAAATCAACGAGAACTTGCCCGCcagaaaaacatgaagaaatcccaggaaattagtaagggaaaaagaaaagaggatagCCTGACTACCTCTCAGAGGAAGCAGCG GGACTCTGAGATCATGCAACAAAAGCAGAAGGCAGCCAATGAGAGGAAGTCTATGCAAACAAGAGAGAAATAA